In Dromiciops gliroides isolate mDroGli1 chromosome 4, mDroGli1.pri, whole genome shotgun sequence, one DNA window encodes the following:
- the LOC122753603 gene encoding surfactant-associated protein 2-like has translation MESWMLLFLLLILPSKPQGTGPKIIMRLQLKNSSVNLSKSPHSQEFLEKACHLLNLPLGTNITLRKPWSCHHIIC, from the exons ATGGAGTCCTGGatgcttcttttcctccttttaatcCTGCCCAGCAAGCCACAAGGGACAG GGCCCAAGATCATCATGCGTCTGCAGTTGAAGAACTCTTCTGTGAACCTCTCAAAGTCCCCCCATTCCCAGGAGTTTCTGGAGAAG GCTTGTCACCTCCTGAACCTCCCATTAGGGACCAATATCACCCTCCGAAAACCATGGTCatgtcatcatatcatctgctaa
- the VARS2 gene encoding valine--tRNA ligase, mitochondrial, with protein sequence MSHLSLAPLRTRLWGLKAPQSIPWPHPFSTQPYPHGSSNPQRNRQQKQKRLREKQGALETETVGTSKQPTKPSKSWTAKEIVLYEIHTEPGEKKDVTGPLPPTYSPQYVEAAWYSWWVQEGFFKPEYQSQLPQATGETFSMCIPPPNVTGSLHLGHALTVAIQDALVRWHRMRGDQVLWIPGSDHAGIATQAVVEKQLWKEQGIRRHELSREDFLKEVWRWKEEKGGEICKQLRALGASLDWDRECFTMDAGSSVAVTEAFVRLYEAGLLYRDQQIVNWSCALRSAISDIEVEGRPLPGRTEFCPPGCPYPVSFGLLVSVAFPVHGDPDTEIIVGTTRPETLPGDVAVAVHPDDLRYTHLHGRQLCHPLSGKLLPLITDPAVQPDMGTGAVKVTPAHSLVDAEIGARHGLVPVNVIGEDGTMVSPSGDWLQGLHRFVAREKIVSMLKERGHFRGVQDHPMVLPICSRSGDVVESLLKNQWFVRCQRMGEQAAQAVKSGALCLNPPFHQKNWQHWFSNISDWCVSRQLWWGHQIPAYRVVGKEGDNEECWVVGRSEAEAKKAAAELIGRPEKELTLERDPDVLDTWFSSALFPFSALGWPQKTPDLAQFYPLSLLETGSDLLMFWVGRMVMLGTQLTGKLPFPQVLLHPMVRDGQGRKMSKSLGNVLDPRDVIRGAELQVLQEKLKDGNLDPRELQIAAAGQRKDFPQGIPECGTDALRFTLCSHGTQGNDINLSVSEVLTSRHFCNKIWNAMRFILNALGDRFIPPPTEEPSPSSAMDAWILSCLAVTVGECERGFLAQDLSLITHALHHFWLHKLCDVYLESVKPVLLRSPQAAGPLQTLYSCADVGLRLLAPLMPFLAEELWQRLPHQPDCTQARSICVAPYPSAQNLVHWCQPELEQRFSQVQEAVKTLRGLRAMYQLSKARPRVLLQCSEPKEQCLYEDFLEPLGTLAYCGAVSFLPYNKASPQGWAQASLNNTTQVYMELQGLVDPHLHLPVLLTRRQKLQRQLDSLTARTPVEGNEMMQREHKVSSLLMELSKLDQATSHLQQLMDMTPTKP encoded by the exons ATGTCCCACTTGTCCTTGGCCCCTCTTCGGACCAGGCTTTGGGGCCTGAAAGCTCCTCAAAGTATCCCCTGGCCCCACCCTTTTTCCACTCAACCATATCCTCATGGATCTTCCAACCCCCAAAGAAATCGTCAACAGAAGCAGAAGCGGCTTCGAGAAAAGCAGGGGGCTTTGGAGACAGAGACAGTAGGGACGAGCAAG CAACCAACAAAGCCTAGTAAAAGCTGGACTGCTAAAGAGATAGTATTGTATGAAATCCATACAGAACCTGGTGAAAAAAAAG ATGTCACAGGGCCCTTGCCTCCTACATACAGTCCCCAATATGTTGAAGCTGCTTGGTACTCTTGGTGGGTTCAAGAGGGGTTCTTCAAACCAGAATACCAG TCCCAGCTGCCGCAGGCTACGGGGGAGACTTTCTCCATGTGTATCCCACCCCCCAATGTCACTGGCTCCCTACACCTTGGCCATGCTCTCACTGTGGCCATACAGGATGCTCTTGTGCGCTG GCATCGGATGCGAGGGGACCAGGTACTGTGGATCCCAGGTTCTGATCATGCAGGCATTGCTACTCAG GCTGTGGTGGAGAAGCAGTTATGGAAGGAGCAGGGAATAAGGAGACACGAACTGAGCCGAGAAGATTTTCTAAAGGAAGTGTGGAGGTGGAAGGAAGA GAAGGGTGGTGAGATCTGTAAGCAGCTACGAGCCTTGGGGGCCTCTTTGGACTGGGATCGAGAGTGTTTCACCATGGATGCT GGCTCTTCAGTAGCAGTGACAGAGGCCTTTGTCCGTCTGTATGAGGCTGGGCTGTTATACCGGGACCAGCAGATTGTCAATTGGTCATGTGCTTTGAGGTCAGCCATCTCAGATATTGAG GTGGAGGGTCGGCCCCTGCCCGGCCGAACGGAATTCTGCCCTCCAGGCTGTCCTTACCCTGTCTCCTTTGGCCTCCTTGTTTCTGTTGCCTTTCCAGTACATGGGGACCCTG ACACAGAGATTATAGTGGGGACCACACGGCCGGAGACTTTACCTGGAGATGTAGCTGTGGCTGTTCATCCTGATGACCTCCGATACACA CACCTCCATGGGCGCCAGCTCTGTCATCCACTAAGTGGGAAGCTCCTTCCTCTCATCACTGACCCTGCAGTCCAACCTGACATGGGCACAG GTGCAGTGAAGGTGACCCCTGCTCACAGCCTTGTTGATGCTGAGATTGGGGCACGACATGGGCTGGTCCCTGTGAATGTCATTGGAGAGGATGGTACCATGGTCTCCCCCTCTGGGGATTGGCTGCAG GGTCTTCACCGATTTGTGGCCCGTGAAAAGATTGTGTCTATGCTTAAGGAACGAGGGCATTTTCGTGGCGTTCAGGACCATCCTATGGTACTCCCCATCTGCAG CCGTTCTGGAGATGTGGTGGAATCTCTTCTCAAAAACCAGTGGTTTGTGCGATGCCAGAGAATGGGAGAACAAGCTGCCCAG GCTGTGAAATCAGGGGCTCTGTGTCTCAACCCTCCCTTCCATCAGAAGAATTGGCAACATTGGTTTTCTAATATCAG TGATTGGTGTGTTTCCCGGCAGCTGTGGTGGGGACATCAGATCCCAGCCTATCGGGTTGTTGGAAAGGAG GGAGACAATGAGGAATGTTGGGTAGTAGGTCGATCAGAGGCTGAGGCCAAAAAAGCAGCTGCAGAACTCATAGGGAGACCAGAGAAGGAGCTAACTTTGGAGAGGG ACCCTGATGTTTTAGACACCTGGTTCTCCTCGGCACTTTTCCCCTTCTCTGCTCTGGGCTGGCCCCAAAAG ACCCCAGACTTGGCTCAGTTCTACCCCTTGTCCCTGTTGGAGACAGGCAGTGACCTTCTGATGTTCTGGGTAGGCCGAATGGTCATGCTAGGCACCCAGCTCACTGGAAAACTTCCATTTCCCCAG GTGCTTCTTCACCCCATGGTCCGGGATGGTCAGGGCCGCAAGATGAGCAAGTCTCTGGGGAATGTGCTCGATCCTAGGGATGTTATCAGAGGGGCAGAGCTACAG GTGTTACAGGAGAAGCTGAAAGATGGAAACCTGGATCCCAGGGAGCTCCAGATTGCTGCTGCTGGACAG AGGAAGGATTTCCCTCAAGGAATCCCTGAGTGTGGTACAGATGCTCTGAGGTTCACACTCTGTTCTCATGGAACACAAG GGAATGACATAAACCTGTCTGTCTCTGAGGTCCTGACCTCCCGCCATTTCTGCAACAAGATCTGGAATGCCATGCGATTCATCCTTAACGCCTTAGGAGACAGATTTATACCCCCTCCCACTGAAGAA CCATCTCCCTCGTCTGCCATGGATGCCTGGATCCTGAGCTGCCTAGCTGTCACTGTAGGGGAATGTGAGCGAGGCTTCCTGGCACAAGATCTCTCTCTCATCACCCATGCTTTGCACCACTTTTGGCTCCATAAACTCTGTGATGTCTACTTG GAGTCCGTGAAACCTGTGTTGTTGAGGTCACCCCAAGCTGCTGGACCACTGCAGACCCTATATTCTTGTGCAGATGTTGGACTTCGTCTCCTTGCCCCACTCATGCCCTTCCTGGCTGAAGAGCTTTGGCAACGATTGCCTCACCAACCAGATTGTACCCAAGCTCGAAGCATCTGTGTTGCCCCTTACCCCAGTGCCCAAAATTTG GTGCACTGGTGCCAGCCAGAACTGGAACAGCGATTTTCTCAGGTTCAAGAGGCGGTGAAAACACTAAGGGGGCTCCGAGCCATGTACCAGCTCAGCAAGGCCCGGCCTCGAG TGTTGTTGCAATGTTCAGAGCCTAAAGAGCAGTGCCTCTATGAAGATTTCCTGGAGCCACTGGGTACCTTGGCCTATTGTGGGGCTGTGAGCTTCTTGCCCTACAATAAGGCATCTCCCCAAGGCTGGGCCCAGGCCTCTCTCAACAATACCACCCAGGTCTACATGGAGCTTCAG GGCCTGGTAGACCCTCACCTTCATCTCCCTGTCCTGCTTACCAGAAGACAGAAACTCCAGAGACAACTTGATAGCCTTACAGCCCGGACCCCAGTTGAGGGgaatgaaatgatgcagagagaGCATAAG GTCTCTTCTCTCCTCATGGAGCTATCAAAGTTGGACCAGGCAACCTCTCACCTCCAGCAGCTGATGGATATGACTCCTACAAAGCCGTGA